In Glycine soja cultivar W05 chromosome 10, ASM419377v2, whole genome shotgun sequence, the genomic stretch TAATCGTTTTCCCGGATCACCATATTTTGCTATGCTAGTTTTCTGGCAATTGCGACGATTTTTTGCAGTGGTTGGAGCGGAAAGCTGCCTGTAGTATTTCCTCCTCACTTTTTATTGGCAATTCTTCGTATGGAAGGTTTGTCTTCCTcttgtttgaaataaaaatttgactGTGCTAGTGTGTATTGAAGCTCAATATTGTAGGAATACTACTATTGCTGCAAAATgcaaatgacttttttttcatttgaataaAAGACTTTGGTATGTATTGAAGAAATGTTGACAATTAATTTGGGGTCAGTTGTTTCAGGAATGATTCTTTactgctcaaaattgaatgttgaagcatcTTTTtcgttatattattattctaattatatattgACTCTCCTGCCATCCCGTCTTGATAGGTCTCTGTTTGCCTCTAAGATAATACAAACTGGAGATTGCATTTTAAAGGTTCCTTACAGAGTGGTATGCTTCTCATTTTAAAACCTACTCCAACTCTATGTTACGGCACTGCTTGCTCTTCATGGTATTCATAATTGGTTTTGCAGCAAATAACTGCAGATAATCTCCTTCCTGAAATCAGATCTTTGATTGGTGAGGAAGTTGGAAATATTGCAAAACTTGCTACTGTTATTCTGATCGAGAAGAAACTGGGTCAGGTAGCCTTATTTTATATTCCTATCATGATTTTCATCGGAACTTTAGGAGCTTTTTGAGCTCTTGCAAACTTTATAAGACAAAATGTAATTTTGCATAGCTATATTTAgcttagagtttttttttaattaaataagaaactCATCAAGACAAATGGAACAAAAACTGCAATGAGAGGGCTGGATAAGGAATTCTCCTTAACTAAAAGCTACGCAATAAAGAGAAAACCTATAGAACACAGCCGCCCAATCCCTCGATATATTTTCTATTGAGACTTGTGACACATATTTAACTCAGAGCTTTTCAGTTGGTAGAATCTTGAAAATGCTCAGGAGTATCCATCTATAACATCTTTGTCTGAATGATAGGGCTCTGAGTGGTATCCTTATATCAGCTGTCTTCCACAACAAGGAGAGCTGCATAATACGGcaagtttttgttctttttcttactTTGAGTGGTGTTTGTTCCTGGTAAAAGTGCTCTTTTGATGTCCAGCTTGCTCATGTACATTatgcaattttgaaatttgaaataattaatctaTGACTATTCTTTTGCCTTTTCATAACAAATTTCTGTTTGAAGTATTGTATACATTTCTTGAAGTtggataataataatcataaaggCCTTCACTGtaggttaattttttaaccttttcttAGGTATTTTGGACTGAAAGTGAGTTGGAGATGATTCGTCCAAGTTCAGTTTATCAGGAAACTATTGACCaaaaatctcaaattgaaaagGACTTTTTGGCAATCAAGCATGTAAGTACCGTGCATTATTATGTACTTTTGAATGTACAAGttctttttcaattaatttatgtttggaTTTTTACTCTATTGCATTATATGCAACACAATCTTCATTTGTAGTGATTAATTTGTCCAGTTAGTATGTAATTGCATCTCTAGTTTTAATTATGCAGTTGACTGTCTTCTGTGTTTTATTATCTAGCTTGGAATAAAGCAAGTCATCTTTTGCTTTAGGGGAAATATAATTGGATGAGAAACCTTGGTACAAAATAGTTGGGAATTAGAATACTGAAAACTACAAAGAAAATGTTAGCTTCTCTTGGTGATTGAGAGAAGTCGTGGCGAAGTAATCActtttataaatagaaaatctGAAGATTTTATCTATCAGAATGAAGATTTTTGTAAGTGTTTATTTTACAATGCAATAGGTAACTGGGTCAGAGTATTAGTCTCATATGAGTAACTACATAAAGTAAGTTGCCTGTTTTAGAGACTGGTTATAATCAGATTTGTATTTCTTATTCAGATTTTTGAATGTTCCCATCAAAGTTTTGGAGATTCTACCTACAAGGACTTCATGCATGCATGCACACTAGGTAAAGCAAATACTTGAAAATTTATACTTCCTTTGTATGCTCACTTTGTTGGGTACAATGATTTAAATTGATCTTTATGTGCGAAAAGATGAAGGAACTGCATGTAAGTCAGTTTGACATTGTTGAATTTTGAGGATTGTTAATTTTACTTTGTTGTTGATATGTCTATAATAAGTTTTACATTGATGAATTTTGATAATCATATACATGCATAGAATTATTTTTGAAGGTAGCTGCGGATGATCgttttttgtttgattgtaTTTGTTGTAACTTGTTTTATAAAAGACTCTAAACTATTGGTGTCTTTGGAGCCAACATTGTATCCAACTGTATCCTCataattttgtatgtttttgTTAATATCAACATTTGTTTAACATCATAAACAACTTTGGAATTTGTTATCGTTTTGACTTCTTTATGATTAATCATTTGcttattgtttatttatatcTTCTTGCTCCTTTTGGATCTCTGTCCTTgtgtgttttgacttttgactcTGTCACATTCCTGATTTATCTGATTGTTCAATCAGTAAATGAGTAACTGACCCAATACTTTCCTTGTTTCTGGCTTAATTTATCTTTCATCAAACATTTGATTTATTGATTATGTATTGTGCTCagaataatttagagaattattgTTCTATAATCTACTAGagttttttattatctatttataGGGTCACTGAGCTGTTCATAAAGGTTAATATAACTAGTGCATTTCTGTCAATCGATGCTGCAGTCTGTCTTTTCTATTCTTTGGACACTCTGTTAATTGGATGTCTTTCTTCTCACTTATTTCCCCCAACCTTGAAGTTTAACCCTCTGTTTGTTTGAATGGAGAGAAAATGAGGGGGGAGACAGTGGCAGACCAAGGACTACGACCTGGAGTTAGTggggcaatttttttaaaaataatatttatgatcatacatatataaaaaatataaaaaaataaaatatccaacgaaataaagtgtaaaagaacaaaatataaagaaaaaactagTCAATAAAAGACACAAATCGAAgacaactaaaaaattaaatgcagcggggtaaaattattaatacaagggagcaaaaaaataataaccccAAGTATATCTTTATGTTTTTGTCAAAGTCAGGGTGCACCCCCTCAATATATGCTGGGTCCGTCACTGGGAGGAGAGAAAATTTTgaacttttgttttttaaagtCAATTTTTTCCTATTTCTCCTTAACCACACACAGTGTAATTTCTACTTGGTATTGATTGATGATATGATGAATGCTAATAATTTCTTGTCAGTTCAAATAACAAACAAGGCTAAATATCTTGATATGTTATGCACTTAAGTTGTTCTGAATCTTATAGTCATCTACTTTTGTACTGTATAGCTGCTGGTGGTACATGTGTTGGCTGTTGGGAGTTTTTGTTGAGCATTGGACTTTTTACAATGTAAACATAGGATTGGAGGGGTTTCCTAAGTATGCTTTCTTGGTGAATAAGTGTTGTTTGGAAAAAGCTAGGATTTTCAATGGGGCTAATGTTTATTATTTAGTCTATATGGATTCTGTTTGGGGCTTTGCTTTTGTGATTCCTTAGAGAATTCCTATCATAGATGCACACAGGGGATTTTGAGTCTTTGTAGATTGTAGTTGATGGTCTTTTCATCTTTTATGATCTGCCTGACTTTATATGGAGGATATCTGACCTTCTAAATCATGCTATTCCCTTATGTTTTGCTCTGGTGTATCTTTACTCAGACTGAATTCTGAAAGATGTTGATAAAACTCATTTATTGTTATGTTTCATTGAATATGAAAACTCCTTCTTAGTTCTATTTGATCACTTCAATGTTGAATTACCAGTTGGTTCTCGAGCATGGGGAAGCACAAATGGTTTAGCTCTGGTATTGCAACTATATGGAGAATTCTCTTATATTTTACGCTTTGTGTTCATGATTAgtatactaaaatatttttatagattCCATTTGCAGATTTCTTAAACCACGATGGAGTTTCAGAAGCAATTGTAATGagtgatgatgacaaacaatgCTCAGAAGttcaatctctctctctctctctctctctctcacacacacacacacaagcacACATTTCTACCAAAGGGGTCTAGCTCAGTTGGTTAAGCAGGGTGCGTGAGTGTTATAAACCCCTTGGTACCATCTTCGATttctatggataaaaaaaaacaaacacacattTCTGCCTTGTATCTAATCTATCAATGGTTATTGGAGCCTAATTAAAATggttataaaacattttttcctctAATACATGAaagtcattttcatttttatggtCCTgggcattaattattttatgctaTCATATTTTATCTCTCATATGTTGTGCTCAATTATTCTGGCTTATATACACAAACAATATGATGAGAATATTCAGGGGAATGGGGTCATATTTTTAGGAGTGAGGTCATACCTTGTAGGATTGGATTGTTAAGAGAGGGGGTTTAGGGGATTGTTTAGAGGAAGCGTGGATATCATGAATTCGTCTTTTGAAGTTGTAAGGGCGGAATTGAGGATAACAGTTAACTGAGTTTTCCTTTCCATTTTCTCTGTATTTCCACTTAGTCCCATCATTGTATGATATGGGGTTGATATTTTGATGTGTATACGATACAAATCATTAaagtaacaaacaaaaaaatacaaagcaTGAAATAATAATTAGGTCAAATACTAATATAATTCTACTAGTGCAAGTCTACAATAAGAATCTTTAGCTTAATCAAACAAGGAAATTACACCTAACACATACACCGGCACACACAAACATATGCacttaaagtttaatttttctcaATCATGTGCAGATTATTGCTGATCGTGACTATGCCCCTGGTGAACAGGtcatttactgttttttttttttgcttaaatacatttttggtCCCTGcaatttaatgattatttcattttcgtccctataattttttatcttttcgttTTAGTCCTTGccaaaatgtgtttgttttatttttcgtcCTTAAAGTGTTTTAGATAACGTTTTGCagtaaaaaaagtgttttgaaCCGTGAAAAAGTGCTATTTAAAACACTTTAAGgacgaaaaacaaaacaaacattttgaaaggactaaaatgaaaaaaatgtagagacgaaaatgaaaaaaacgcTAAATTCCAGTGaccaaaaatgtatttaaacctttttttttgttgaaaacttaGAGCTTAGGAATGAATATACTTTTCATTTAGAACTGGAAACTTAAAATAAGTAGGTAAGGGGCTGCTTGATTTCCGaaaatgttttctgtttttacttaatgaaaaaaacaaacattttctTAAAGTAAACAAGCTCTAAATTTCACTACATGGCTGGCCTTTGGTCTTTATGGGCCCTCCAGGCTTTGAAGTGAGTTTCAAAAGATGATCTCATAATACTTGAGTAGGTAAAAAAAGTAAAGTTGGTTCTTGAGACATTTTAAACATGAGATTCCTGGATTTGAAGAGTTTCAGTATCATCTATTTTCTTCATAGTGGCCTATAAAAGCATAGTTGCAATGATAGTAatataacaagttttttttatccagTTGTGCCTCCTGTTATTATATTGAATAACTATCAGATATTTCAATTACTTATCATAGTAAGTTTTTCACGTGGGTTTAGAGGTTTTCCTTTTGGTTTTAGGTACTAATAAGATATGGAAAGTTTTCAAATGCTACATTAATGCTGGACTTTGGTTTTACAATTCCATACAACATTTACGATCAGGTATACCCTTGCAATTGAATTTCAAGTCATACAATGTGGGCtgatatgattttttgtttctatGGCTTGTTGCTTTATTGTTGTTATGATTGCAACAACTATCCTTGATTGATAATGGTAACTGTTCCCAGGTTCAGATCCAGTTTGATATTCCTAAGCATGATCCTCTGCGGGACATGAAGTTGGAACTCTTGCATCAGTACTTTATACCTCCACCTGAAGATATGAAGGGCTTGTCACATCCTGTGAATTCCTTCAGCATCAAGTTTGTACTGATTCCTAATTTGCTATTTGTCTTGCAGAATCATTTAGATAATATAGTCCAATTTTTCTATATTGATTCTTTGTATTGAGGTCTTTTGACCAACATAATAGAATGATTTTGCTTTGTGGGTCCAAATTACCCTTATTGCTCATGAACGCAGTGCTTTGTGGGGCACATGCAATATCCCACCATTTATCTTCAATGGTCGATTTGCAATAttacttttgaatttttatctgTTTTCCATGCTTCCCTTCACGAGTCAGGTTACTGTTCACTTGTACATTTTGCTGAGTTTTATGCATCTCGCTGCATGGAAAGTGCATGTTAAATAATCGTAACccttttccatattttttttatttgataatatagGACTTCCTGATATGGTGTTACTCTAAAATGTTGCTTATATACTGTCAGTATTTGGCTATCTGACGGAGGCTGTGATCACATAGGGAGGTGAAGTCTGATAGTGGAAAAGGGAAGGGTCTTCCACAATCACTTCGTGCGCTTGCTCGTGTTCTTTCTTGTACAACATCTCAGGGTGCGCATAAAATCTtgtttatttagttttattaatgCAATAGTGGCTACAATTTTTCCCGCCCAAAAAACTGGTACACTTGTTAAATAAGTTATACCTAACAAACAATATCCACTTTggaatttttattgataaaaaaaatcagaaattgACAATTTGATTGCGGAAGCTGCTCAAACTGATGGTAGGCTGGCTAGGCGCCCTTTACAGGATATCAGCAAAGAGATACAAGCACACATGATGTTGTTGTCATTATTCATCCAATTAATTGAGGAGCGCAGTGTGGCTATTATGGTAAAGATTTGAGGACTTCATCTAATATATAGTTGTAAGATTGGTTTTAAGTCTTTTAACATCCAAACAAGGTGGCTACTGAATCAGTAGTGAGTTGAGAGAAAAGTGTATTTGGGCGGGCCATTTTATCACATTGATAATTTCGGATTGCTAatctaatcaaaatataagGAGTATTAAAATGTTTGCTTCATTTCTTATGTTATTTCAATTTCTTCAAAGACCATATTGTTCTTACTATTGCTATAAAATATGCTTTTCCACACTTGCGTGCAGTCACTGGATTCTCCCTCCTTGTGTGGAAGATTTTCTGTTAGAAAACTAATGGCTCAAGATCTCCTACAAGGTGAGCTTCGCATTCTCAAATCTGCTTCTGCCTGGCTAGAGAACTACTGTCTTTCCATGACTTGATGGTCAGTAACTGGCTGCAGCCACAGGATTATCAAAGAGGTTAAGCTTCCAACAGATGTAGGTTGGGATTAACATGAACTATCAAAATATTGACAATAAtgcatgcaaaattttagataaatcaaACATTTGTAACTATGTTATCTTATAGTTGACATTTACTAAATAGCATAGTTTCTGTCAACGTCTCCTTAGGCCTTGACCAATGACTCTGCTGGCTATCGCTGGTGCGATTTTCAGCCGCTGCGCACTGTCTTTCCAAGAACAAGTTTCTGGTCTTTGCCTATCCTATCTGATTTAATTACGTGGACAATGTTGGAAACATTGATGTGAGTGAATATGAAAATGGAAAATGGAAGAAGTTTTTAATTTCCTAAGAATCCTTCGTTTCTCACGTTTAGTATTTGTTCCGGTAAAGGTTTAGGGGGTGCCTGTACCCAGAGCATAAAAGTGTAAAAGTGTGTTCTGCCCTTCCTCTTGGCTCATTGTAGATTATAAACTTTTCTAACTGGGTAGGATTTAATCATATCTTATCTCTTATATTAtaagataagaagaaaaaaaagtgataagtCTCAATAAATGAATGATGCaaagaaagataattttttttaaaaaaaatatagtatattataacaaatacaattttttatgtaatgaGTTGAAATTTATCTtcgtaataattattataaaaattaataaattttttccatATGATActttatgattaaattataatataaaataaccaTGCATAAGTTATTTTCTCATATTCCTTTTACTCTTtcagtaatatattttattttactaataaaataatttaataattttaagaaataaattaatttgtttgatcATGATTGAAGGATAATATCTAACAATTTTTTCAAcacaatattaaataaaaaattaatattatgagGCCTCAAGGCACACTCACACACTGAGTCTTCATTGGAACCTGACTCAAGTGCATAATAGACGTTCTCGTGGCACGTTGAGATGAGGCGGAGCTAAGAGCATTTTCAATGAGAGGTGGTTCCATGATTTCTTAGACTAAGAAACAGTTTTTTGTGAGTTCTTCTGCATTGGAGTATAGTGACGTGACAAAGTGGGTTCTTTCATGGCTAAGAATAGTTTCTTATATAAGAAACTCTAATGTTTGAATTTCTTGCGGTTTCTTATGATTTTTTGCATtagagtaaaattttatatgaatttctTATAAATGACATGACACTGCGAGGATTACAAAAAGTGATGTGGGGACCGTAAAAAGATGATTAAGAAATTCATGAGTTTCTTGCATTAGAGATGCTCTAAGGTTTCATGTGTTGTCATTTTGGTGTGTAGAgagaaacattttttaaaaaaataaaataaaataatattactgtaattttcttaaaataaatttaataaaacaatagaaGTGATTGaactttttgttgatttttttttctgttgaatCTAAGgcattttaactaaaaaaaggtGAGATTACTAGCAATTCtctaatataatatttgtatttgaaTATAAAGAAAGTCGCCATGAGTTCATCCACcatttattcataaattatattGGATATATCTCGTTAACAGGAATATGTCCAATCTTTTTTTCCTAGTTTACATTATTTCAACTATGATATATACCGCTTTCTCTCACTGACCAATAAATAAGTTGATGATTACCGTTCTGTCTTAGGATCATACATAATATATTGTTCCTTTCCATTGCTAGTGGTATGTCCCCTAACGACCCACCAGTGTTCTTCTTTTACAATTACGGAGAAACTCGAATCTATTTGAAACCTGGAAAGCCTTTCACTGAACTCGCCAATTTTGATCTCAAAGTCATTGTAATGTATTGTGTGTGATTTTCTATGCATATGATCCTAGCATGGAAGGAGGTATTGGTTAGTGAAACCAGATGGTATTTTTCATAGTTGGGATAACAACAACTGGGAGAAGATGAAAAGTTGGAATAATCAAgcttgtaattaattaattaattaattgaaagaaaaagccAAATAATGATTTCAGCTTCTGTATTactaataaatatatgatatttccttcttcccttattGCATTACGAGGTTAAATTTACGCAGGAAATTAccattataagaaataaaacttTTGTTAACGTAGTTAACAAGAATTGCTTTAAAATAAGCAAATTTTTGCATAGTAAATTATAGGCTTAAAATTggtaatataaaaatgaaagggttgtttatataattaacggttgcatattaaaaaaaaaaaagggaagcaataTATGTCGCAGCCAGGATTGTAGTAGGACGATGAAAAACGTTaaattaacaataacaatacaaaaatttaataaagcaTAGCGAATAATTGAAACACgagtatatatatacataaacaaTTACATGTAAAAATCCAATGGGTGTACCTCATTTGGTATTTGGAAGCatgattttgttgataaaatatacatcaaatcatatttttgttgtgtaagagagagtgcaaaaaaaaaaatacatacaaaatatatttttattgtgtatttcacaatgatattttttgttgtgtaCTCAACACCCTattatttagacaaaaaaatcattattctttcactagaatcaacaaaaattaaaggacaatcatgtaatatttaatttcatttttttaagaaaataataactcAAAATTTCCCTTTTCTCCTTTCCACGATCGTCGTTCTTCTTGTTACGTCTATTTGCGCGACATTGAATTGGGGGAGGAAGTTTGAGTTGAAGTTGTAGTTTTATTCATGTAAGGAGAAGGaaaatgggtttttttttatgtaaatatattatttctcctgttttttttaatatacatcaCTTTACAAGCGTGAAtacttttaaaaccaattataattttaacctATAGACAATTCCTCAATATCTTTTCATTCGCAgcaaaattttttctttttgcgatggtaaaaaaaaaacatacttttttttaagagagatACTATTTCACCAATCGAGTCACAAATATCTAACATATTAATAGGTGATGATTTTGTTTGAAACAGATCGAAGTCACAGTATTTATTTCACTTAGGATTGGGTTTCTCTATCAGGTGTTTTGCCTCTAATTTTGGGAGGTATTCACGTTTGGCATATGCCTATTCTGACAGAGATCTTTggggattaaaaaaattatataataatatttatattttataaaattttaaattaaaaaaaaagtgtattcaCGTTTATTTGAGTTTGTCACTGTCAGATTTCTTTGGCCACATTCATTTGCAAAGTGatgtgaattaaaatataaagtttaaattagtgtagattgaaaattaaattataaagtgaTGTATATTGAGAAAAAAACACAAGAGAGAGAGTATTGGAAAAAACCCAAGGAAAATGCCTCCCTCACCAACAATTTCAAAAGCCGTTCACTGAGACAAATCAACATACACTTCAACTGTACTATGAACCCACCATCACAAACTCACAACCCAATACTGTGGCCCACACAAACTCTCCAATTGCCCCTCAATTCCCACACCCCCAACAAAATGATTACTGCGTTAATCtccaacattgttttttttttaaaaaaataaaaaatttgcagTACCGTTTGATTGTTTAAAATAAGATGaattggaagaaaaataaattacaaattgaaaatattttgacgAACAAGGAATGCATGAATCCTAAACTGtgattgaaaaattgaaatgttcTCGTGAAAATAAACTTTGCCACTGCAACTGGTTTCCATGTTCATATGTTTGCGCCATTGCTGGGAAAGATAACTGAAGAGAGTCGTCGTGGGAAAGAGAAAAGGGAATCAAgagttattatttgttttttttaat encodes the following:
- the LOC114372218 gene encoding fructose-bisphosphate aldolase-lysine N-methyltransferase, chloroplastic isoform X3, producing MPFRVRTATASRWWSLHTVFNTHCLCRNLYYSALSKPQWLERKAACSISSSLFIGNSSYGRSLFASKIIQTGDCILKVPYRVQITADNLLPEIRSLIGEEVGNIAKLATVILIEKKLGQGSEWYPYISCLPQQGELHNTVFWTESELEMIRPSSVYQETIDQKSQIEKDFLAIKHIFECSHQSFGDSTYKDFMHACTLVGSRAWGSTNGLALIPFADFLNHDGVSEAIVMSDDDKQCSEIIADRDYAPGEQVLIRYGKFSNATLMLDFGFTIPYNIYDQVQIQFDIPKHDPLRDMKLELLHQYFIPPPEDMKGLSHPVNSFSIKEVKSDSGKGKGLPQSLRALARVLSCTTSQEIDNLIAEAAQTDGRLARRPLQDISKEIQAHMMLLSLFIQLIEERSVAIMSLDSPSLCGRFSVRKLMAQDLLQGELRILKSASAWLENYCLSMT
- the LOC114372218 gene encoding fructose-bisphosphate aldolase-lysine N-methyltransferase, chloroplastic isoform X7, which produces MPFRVRTATASRWWSLHTVFNTHCLCRNLYYSALSKPQFSGNCDDFLQWLERKAACSISSSLFIGNSSYGRSLFASKIIQTGDCILKVPYRVQITADNLLPEIRSLIGEEVGNIAKLATVILIEKKLGQGSEWYPYISCLPQQGELHNTVFWTESELEMIRPSSVYQETIDQKSQIEKDFLAIKHIFECSHQSFGDSTYKDFMHACTLVGSRAWGSTNGLALIPFADFLNHDGVSEAIVMSDDDKQCSEIIADRDYAPGEQVLIRYGKFSNATLMLDFGFTIPYNIYDQVQIQFDIPKHDPLRDMKLELLHQYFIPPPEDMKGLSHPVNSFSIKTS
- the LOC114372218 gene encoding ribulose-1,5 bisphosphate carboxylase/oxygenase large subunit N-methyltransferase, chloroplastic isoform X4 yields the protein MPFRVRTATASRWWSLHTVFNTHCLCRNLYYSALSKPQFSGNCDDFLQWLERKAACSISSSLFIGNSSYGRSLFASKIIQTGDCILKVPYRVQITADNLLPEIRSLIGEEVGNIAKLATVILIEKKLGQGSEWYPYISCLPQQGELHNTVFWTESELEMIRPSSVYQETIDQKSQIEKDFLAIKHIFECSHQSFGDSTYKDFMHACTLVGSRAWGSTNGLALIPFADFLNHDGVSEAIVMSDDDKQCSEVLIRYGKFSNATLMLDFGFTIPYNIYDQVQIQFDIPKHDPLRDMKLELLHQYFIPPPEDMKGLSHPVNSFSIKEVKSDSGKGKGLPQSLRALARVLSCTTSQEIDNLIAEAAQTDGRLARRPLQDISKEIQAHMMLLSLFIQLIEERSVAIMSLDSPSLCGRFSVRKLMAQDLLQGELRILKSASAWLENYCLSMT
- the LOC114372218 gene encoding fructose-bisphosphate aldolase-lysine N-methyltransferase, chloroplastic isoform X1 — encoded protein: MPFRVRTATASRWWSLHTVFNTHCLCRNLYYSALSKPQFSGNCDDFLQWLERKAACSISSSLFIGNSSYGRSLFASKIIQTGDCILKVPYRVQITADNLLPEIRSLIGEEVGNIAKLATVILIEKKLGQGSEWYPYISCLPQQGELHNTVFWTESELEMIRPSSVYQETIDQKSQIEKDFLAIKHIFECSHQSFGDSTYKDFMHACTLVGSRAWGSTNGLALIPFADFLNHDGVSEAIVMSDDDKQCSEIIADRDYAPGEQVLIRYGKFSNATLMLDFGFTIPYNIYDQVQIQFDIPKHDPLRDMKLELLHQYFIPPPEDMKGLSHPVNSFSIKEVKSDSGKGKGLPQSLRALARVLSCTTSQEIDNLIAEAAQTDGRLARRPLQDISKEIQAHMMLLSLFIQLIEERSVAIMSLDSPSLCGRFSVRKLMAQDLLQGELRILKSASAWLENYCLSMT
- the LOC114372218 gene encoding fructose-bisphosphate aldolase-lysine N-methyltransferase, chloroplastic isoform X6, producing the protein MPFRVRTATASRWWSLHTVFNTHCLCRNLYYSALSKPQFSGNCDDFLQWLERKAACSISSSLFIGNSSYGRSLFASKIIQTGDCILKVPYRVQITADNLLPEIRSLIGEEVGNIAKLATVILIEKKLGQGSEWYPYISCLPQQGELHNTVFWTESELEMIRPSSVYQETIDQKSQIEKDFLAIKHIFECSHQSFGDSTYKDFMHACTLVGSRAWGSTNGLALIPFADFLNHDGVSEAIVMSDDDKQCSEIIADRDYAPGEQVLIRYGKFSNATLMLDFGFTIPYNIYDQVQIQFDIPKHDPLRDMKLELLHQYFIPPPEDMKGLSHPVNSFSIKEVKSDSGKGKGLPQSLRALARVLSCTTSQVTGFSLLVWKIFC
- the LOC114372218 gene encoding fructose-bisphosphate aldolase-lysine N-methyltransferase, chloroplastic isoform X2, which produces MPFRVRTATASRWWSLHTVFNTHCLCRNLYYSALSKPQFSGNCDDFLQWLERKAACSISSSLFIGNSSYGRSLFASKIIQTGDCILKVPYRVQITADNLLPEIRSLIGEEVGNIAKLATVILIEKKLGQGSEWYPYISCLPQQGELHNTVFWTESELEMIRPSSVYQETIDQKSQIEKDFLAIKHIFECSHQSFGDSTYKDFMHACTLVGSRAWGSTNGLALIPFADFLNHDGVSEAIVMSDDDKQCSEIIADRDYAPGEQVLIRYGKFSNATLMLDFGFTIPYNIYDQVQIQFDIPKHDPLRDMKLELLHQYFIPPPEDMKGLSHPVNSFSIKEVKSDSGKGKGLPQSLRALARVLSCTTSQEIDNLIAEAAQTDGRLARRPLQDISKEIQAHMMLLSLFIQLIEERSVAIMSLDSPSLCGRFSVRKLMAQDLLQATGLSKRLSFQQM
- the LOC114372218 gene encoding uncharacterized protein LOC114372218 isoform X5 produces the protein MPFRVRTATASRWWSLHTVFNTHCLCRNLYYSALSKPQFSGNCDDFLQWLERKAACSISSSLFIGNSSYGRSLFASKIIQTGDCILKVPYRVQITADNLLPEIRSLIGEEVGNIAKLATVILIEKKLGQGSEWYPYISCLPQQGELHNTIFECSHQSFGDSTYKDFMHACTLVGSRAWGSTNGLALIPFADFLNHDGVSEAIVMSDDDKQCSEIIADRDYAPGEQVLIRYGKFSNATLMLDFGFTIPYNIYDQVQIQFDIPKHDPLRDMKLELLHQYFIPPPEDMKGLSHPVNSFSIKEVKSDSGKGKGLPQSLRALARVLSCTTSQEIDNLIAEAAQTDGRLARRPLQDISKEIQAHMMLLSLFIQLIEERSVAIMSLDSPSLCGRFSVRKLMAQDLLQGELRILKSASAWLENYCLSMT